The DNA window TACAACCTCTCATCGATTTCCTCGTGCCTGGCCTTGCCCGGTTTCCCAACGACCCTCTTATCCTCGAAGCAGCCGCATTACTGGATTTGCGTAATGGTAACCCAGCCCTCGCCGAACGCCGTCTACGTCTGGCCCTAGCCTATCTGCCAGAAAGCCCGAGCCTTAATAATTCACTGGCTATTGCTCTCGCTCAGCAAGAAAAGATTCAAGAGGCCACCGAAATCTTTCAAAATGTCGCCAATTCCGATGCCCGAGGACAACTAAATTTAGCTAAAACCTTCCTTGAAGGAGGGCAGGCCCAGGCAGCATTAGATACGCTCGATGGATACGCTGCTCTTGAAACGAACCCCGCTGCCTTGACGATGTACGGGATAGCGTTAGCTCGATTGGGTCGAGATAACGAAGGTGAGGCAGCCCTAGAACGAGCACTCGACTTAGATCCACAATCAGATACTGCAACCCAAGCACTAAGCCTCATCAAGCAGCAAAACAAGATTACCGCTGGGCAACCAATTCAACTTTCGGCGAAAGCTAGAATCCACTTTGATAGAGGTATGTTCGCTCTGGAACAAAATCGTTGGCTCGATGCCGCTGATGCTTTTTCGGTGGCACAGGAGATGCAACCAATCCCCATTCTTTCCTTTTATCAAGGATACGCCCTACAACTTACTGGACGCCATCGGGATGCAGTAGAGTCCTATTCCACGGCAGCTGAAACATTCCGAGAAAGCGACATTGTTTTAAACAACCTGGGCTACGCTTACCTGCAAATCGGACGCTATGACTTAGCATTAATAAACCTCAAAAAAGCTTCTCAACTGAATCCATCTAATTCAAGCGCTTTTCTCAATCTAGGATTAACTCAATTTGGACTTGGCCAATATTCTGAAGCGTTAACCTCTTGGGACCAAGCAGAATCATTAAATCCTACATTATCGGAAGGCCTTTTCAATTACCGGATAGAAGCTGAAGAGCGGATTCGCCCATAACAACCTAGGGTCACGGTAATATGCACCCATGCTAGTAAGGGAAGAAATACTCCGTCTGCCGGGTTACGCCTACACAGGATATGAAGCTGAAGTCAAGTTGGACCAAAACGAGGCTGCAGAAGACCTTCCAGCAACCCTAAAGTCTGCCCTATTCGATAAGTTACAAACGGTACCACTCCACCGTTATCCAGATTTGGATGCAAAGCGTTTACGTAGAAGCATCGCTGCCCACTTTAAATGGCCGGAAAACGGGGTGGTTGTCTCCGGTGGGTCGAATACTCTAATACGTTGTTTAACCATAGCGGGAGCAATCGGACGTTCTGTTGTCTCCGTGAAACCAACTTTTCCTATATATTCCGACCAGGCGCGAGTACTTGGCACTCAATTATTTGAGGTGCCTTTAAAACCGGACTTTAGCCTCCCTTTAGACGAATTACGAGTTACGCTAGAACAGCACGCTGGCGTCATCTTCCTTGCCAACCCTGCTGCTCCCACAGGAAACAAGTTTAGCCAAGGCCAGTTAGAAGAGTTATTACAAATTACTTCTAAGAATTGGATCTTCGTAATCGATGAAGCTTATCACCAGTTCGCTGGAACTTCAGCGCTCCCTTTGGTTGCGCAGTATCCTCACGTTGTGAGCCTCCGAACGTTTAGCAAAGCCTATGGCCTGGGTGGACTCCGGATAGGTTTCGCCCTTGCGCAACCAGAACTAGCAACTGAAATTAGGAAAGTTGTGATGCCTTTTTCGGTATCGTCTTTACAGGTAATGGCCGCTGAAACGGTTCTAGAATTAGATGATTTCTTTAAGAAACGAGTTGCAACTACTATTTCGGAAAGAGAAAGGGTCAGTGAAGCCCTCAAAGAACTTAATCTCCGCACTTACCCTTCGGTTACCAATTTTATTCTTTTTAGTGTCCCGAACCCAGCTTATGTATTTGAAACCTTGCTTACAAAGGGGGTACTAATTAGACGTCAAGACCACATTAAGGGTCTAGAAGGTGCGCTTCGTGTGACAATCGGCTCAGAAGATCAAAACAATCGTTTCCTGGAAAGTCTAAGAATAGTATTGGGGGAGGAATCCTATGGCTAGAACAGCTACTTTAAAACGCGAAACTAGTGAAACCCATATCGAGGTCGCTATTGATCTTGACAGTGGGCCTGGAGGCAAGGCAGATTCTGGACACGGCTTCCTTAACCACATGTTAGACCAATTAACCCGCCACGGGCGTTTCAAGATAGATTTCAAAGGCAAGGGCGATTTAGACGTAGATATCCACCATCTAGCGGAAGACGCTGGTATAAGCCTAGGAGCTGCTTTCCGCAAAGCCTTAGGAGATGGTGTCGGAATTGAACGTTTTGCCGACACCTGGGCCCCAATGGACGAAAGTCTTGCCCATGTCGTCATTGATCTTTCGGGACGACCATTTTTCTCGTTCGACCCAGAAGGTTTTGAAGGGACTGCAGGCGGTTTTAATGTACATCACTTACGTGAATTCCTCCGGGGTTTTGCAATGCACGCTGGAGCAACTATACATGTGCGGGTCCTTAGTGGTACAGAAGCTCACCATGTCTGCGAAGCAATAGTCAAAGCCTGGGCCCGGAGCCTTTATTATGCGAGCCGGACCACAACATCTGGAGTCCCCTCAACGAAAGGTACAATAGAGGGTCCTTGAAATCATGAAGGTAGTATTGATCGATTACGGGGCTGGGAATTTGCACAGTGTTTCTAAGGCTCTAACGGCTGCTGGCCTGGAACCTACAGTCACTTCTTCACCAACGGTTGCTACAACTGCTGATGCCTTGGTATTACCGGGGCAAGGTCATTTTCGACAAATCATGGATTCCTTTAATCTTTCAGGCTTTGAACCGGTAGTACGTAACCACCTAACGACTAACAAACCCTTCTTAGGAATCTGCGTTGGACTACAAATCCTTGTTGAGTCTTCAGAAGAAGCTCCTGGTCTTCCCGGCTTGGGGTTGCTTAAAGGAACTGTTAGGAGATTTAGGGGACAACAAATAACTGTGCCCCAAATGGGGTGGAACCAGGTATTTAAGCGAGGCAATCCCAGCCTTCTAGAAAATATTCCTGATGGTAGTTACGCTTACTTCGCGAATTCATATTTCGTTGATTTTAAGGACGATTCGGTACCAGGCGCAACGACATCATATGGCGATTCGGTTTTCCTTAGTGTTTTAAGCGATGGTAATTTGCATGCTACCCAATTCCATCCAGAAAAGAGTCAGGACTTCGGTATTTCCGTATTGAAAAATTTTCGAAATACTATTGAAAGCTACGTCAACTCTAGGCCGTTTTAATATGAACCTCAAAGTAACTAGCTTGATATTAATTTTTGGGTACTTCACTATCGGTCTAGCTGCTCCTGCGCGTTGGACCATACAAACCGTTGCATTACGAGATTACGAAGAAGCAACAGCCGTCGCCGAAAGCTTATCTACTCTCGGTTACCAGGCTTACACAGAATTTGCCATGAACAACGGTTCTCAGTACACCCGTGTAAGAATTGGTTGTTTTGAAACCCGAGATGGAGCTGAACGCATGGCTACGCATCTCCGAGGCGCTGTCACAGCATCCGCTGTCCCTCAGCATCTATCTCCAGAAACTACCCTTCTGCATTGTACTGATTCCGAGGTCGGCTTTTTTAAGCCTAATAGTTGGTCAATAGTTTATGCAGGAAACACAGCAATAGTGTTTCAGGTGGAAATCTTTGACCATCGCGGTTTTGTAGAATACAACAACGGAACTTGGCATTTAAGGATGAAGTCCGAATACCAGGAGCTTCTCTCTTCTGAGCCGCTCGGGCCATTTTTCCAGAAACTTATTGAGGATAAACCTTTAGTCTTCGCCCACCTTTCGGAGGGAGTTTCCGCTGTCTGCCCGGGGTTATTGCTTTGGCATACGCAAAACACAGCAATAGTTGACGACGGGGACGCAATCGTCTCCTGCAGGATAACGCAGATACCATGAACAGACTAATCCTAGTATCTGGGTTAAGCGGAGCGGGCAAGAGTACTACCTTAAATGCGCTCGAGGATATTGGGTTTTTTGCTGTCGACAACATCCCTCCCCCGCTATGGCCCGATTTAATCAGAACCTTGGAAGAGGCAAGAATCCAGAATCTGGCGATAGCTATCGATATACGTTCCGAATTTTTTATAAATGGCTTAGCAAAAAACATAGAACCTTTACGCGAATCC is part of the Trueperaceae bacterium genome and encodes:
- the hisC gene encoding histidinol-phosphate transaminase; its protein translation is MLVREEILRLPGYAYTGYEAEVKLDQNEAAEDLPATLKSALFDKLQTVPLHRYPDLDAKRLRRSIAAHFKWPENGVVVSGGSNTLIRCLTIAGAIGRSVVSVKPTFPIYSDQARVLGTQLFEVPLKPDFSLPLDELRVTLEQHAGVIFLANPAAPTGNKFSQGQLEELLQITSKNWIFVIDEAYHQFAGTSALPLVAQYPHVVSLRTFSKAYGLGGLRIGFALAQPELATEIRKVVMPFSVSSLQVMAAETVLELDDFFKKRVATTISERERVSEALKELNLRTYPSVTNFILFSVPNPAYVFETLLTKGVLIRRQDHIKGLEGALRVTIGSEDQNNRFLESLRIVLGEESYG
- a CDS encoding imidazoleglycerol-phosphate dehydratase produces the protein MARTATLKRETSETHIEVAIDLDSGPGGKADSGHGFLNHMLDQLTRHGRFKIDFKGKGDLDVDIHHLAEDAGISLGAAFRKALGDGVGIERFADTWAPMDESLAHVVIDLSGRPFFSFDPEGFEGTAGGFNVHHLREFLRGFAMHAGATIHVRVLSGTEAHHVCEAIVKAWARSLYYASRTTTSGVPSTKGTIEGP
- a CDS encoding imidazole glycerol phosphate synthase subunit HisH — its product is MMKVVLIDYGAGNLHSVSKALTAAGLEPTVTSSPTVATTADALVLPGQGHFRQIMDSFNLSGFEPVVRNHLTTNKPFLGICVGLQILVESSEEAPGLPGLGLLKGTVRRFRGQQITVPQMGWNQVFKRGNPSLLENIPDGSYAYFANSYFVDFKDDSVPGATTSYGDSVFLSVLSDGNLHATQFHPEKSQDFGISVLKNFRNTIESYVNSRPF